The Fibrobacter sp. UWR4 genome has a window encoding:
- a CDS encoding amino acid ABC transporter substrate-binding protein → MKKLFAGLAVAAALVFTGCNENKDNQAQVDVSLEKVKNAGEFVLGLDDSFPPMGFRDKDNNIVGFDIDLANEVATRLGVKLKTQPISWDAKEQELNTGKIDCIWNGMSVDSARAAAMNLSDAYLKNRMIFSVKDKALANLAALAGKKIAVQNGSTAQKLLEASDAGQAAKEIVPFDDNQTAMMDLDKGGVDAVFLDEIVAKYWIASNAKDFVVLEEGLSDEVYAIGFRKKDQALRDAVNETIKAMQADGKFAEIQAKWFGK, encoded by the coding sequence ATGAAAAAGCTTTTTGCAGGATTGGCTGTTGCCGCTGCTCTCGTTTTTACTGGCTGCAATGAAAATAAGGACAATCAGGCTCAGGTCGATGTTTCTCTGGAAAAAGTAAAAAATGCTGGTGAATTCGTGCTTGGTCTGGACGACTCTTTCCCGCCCATGGGCTTCCGCGACAAGGACAACAACATTGTCGGTTTCGATATTGATTTGGCTAACGAAGTGGCAACCCGTCTTGGTGTGAAACTGAAAACTCAGCCCATTTCCTGGGATGCAAAGGAACAGGAATTGAATACGGGAAAGATTGACTGCATTTGGAACGGTATGAGTGTTGACTCTGCCCGTGCAGCTGCTATGAATCTCAGCGATGCCTACCTCAAGAACCGTATGATTTTCTCCGTGAAGGACAAGGCTCTTGCTAACCTCGCTGCTCTCGCTGGCAAGAAGATTGCCGTGCAGAACGGTTCCACCGCCCAGAAGCTTTTGGAAGCTTCCGACGCAGGCCAGGCTGCCAAGGAAATCGTTCCCTTTGACGACAACCAGACTGCTATGATGGATCTGGACAAGGGCGGTGTTGACGCCGTGTTCCTGGATGAAATTGTTGCCAAGTACTGGATTGCTTCCAACGCCAAGGATTTCGTTGTCCTTGAAGAAGGCCTCAGCGATGAAGTCTACGCTATCGGCTTCCGCAAGAAGGACCAGGCTCTCCGCGACGCCGTGAACGAAACCATCAAGGCTATGCAGGCCGACGGCAAGTTCGCTGAAATCCAGGCCAAGTGGTTCGGAAAATAA
- a CDS encoding type II toxin-antitoxin system prevent-host-death family antitoxin — protein sequence MPCILPVSDLRNYNEVLQNVSEGSPVFLTKNGRGCFVVIDIKEYERLTAEHKLQKSLEEGEQSAKESGWLAAADVRAKYEV from the coding sequence ATGCCGTGTATTCTGCCTGTATCTGATTTGCGAAACTATAACGAGGTCCTTCAGAATGTTTCCGAGGGGTCTCCTGTATTCTTGACTAAGAACGGCCGAGGTTGCTTTGTTGTCATAGACATCAAGGAATATGAACGCTTGACCGCAGAACATAAATTACAGAAGTCCTTGGAGGAAGGCGAACAATCTGCAAAGGAATCTGGCTGGCTGGCTGCAGCTGACGTACGTGCAAAGTACGAGGTCTAG
- a CDS encoding FISUMP domain-containing protein, which translates to MKKYLLLALVVFLYACGEDADSSSSPAAAEIDEGYSSDEKSSSSVSKTSSSSASKHSSSSTSKDSSSSTSKNSSSSTSKNSSASTANSSSSEKDSVEIPEFSIKVENEEMSFDLSKMKMVDKRDGHEYPLKLSNSKLSMNANLNYETEGSWCYADYPKNCERYGRLYTWNEAYQDTRTNSCEPVDPKGICPKGWTVNHSGVRGIYAGYRDESGYYAYMNDVGWAWSPHSPKKKAGDALCDGEKANVHDYCEDLECYRQKIFPDYMPKGNALSVSCEYQWPVNVPDSVTLPNAEPIPTYRPKSLTLYTGKYGDLVDERDGNIYRTVDIGDQTWMAENLKYVIDSSFCMGGNEKDSCTKYAHLGRMYKWAQANGFESNSFDRTSVEWPIQGVCPNGWHIPTVEDWNTLFSYVVKTTDGAKINDALYATKWNEYTEGGSDAFGFGINSSGNKHYYSIVYDYSFGYVEYMISDKDQTPDLLVLFSYPGRGYDGRIFYDSENNKSYPHIRCVKGQGSNPIPPLDATE; encoded by the coding sequence ATGAAAAAATATTTGTTGCTAGCCCTTGTGGTCTTCCTTTACGCTTGTGGTGAGGATGCTGATTCTTCTTCGTCTCCGGCGGCTGCGGAAATTGACGAAGGTTATTCTTCTGATGAAAAATCATCAAGTTCTGTATCCAAGACATCATCAAGTTCTGCATCCAAGCATTCATCAAGTTCAACATCCAAGGACTCTTCGAGCTCAACATCTAAGAACTCGTCAAGTTCAACATCCAAGAATTCTTCTGCATCGACAGCTAATAGTTCTTCATCGGAAAAGGATAGTGTTGAAATCCCCGAATTTTCCATTAAGGTGGAAAACGAGGAAATGAGTTTTGATTTGAGTAAGATGAAAATGGTGGATAAGCGTGATGGTCATGAATATCCATTAAAGCTTTCGAATTCAAAGCTTTCTATGAATGCAAATCTCAATTACGAAACTGAGGGTAGTTGGTGTTACGCAGATTATCCTAAGAACTGTGAACGTTACGGCAGACTTTATACTTGGAATGAGGCTTATCAGGATACTAGAACAAATTCTTGTGAACCCGTAGACCCAAAGGGAATTTGTCCTAAGGGGTGGACAGTAAATCATTCGGGGGTTCGCGGAATTTATGCCGGCTATCGTGACGAAAGCGGCTACTATGCTTACATGAATGATGTGGGTTGGGCCTGGTCCCCTCATTCCCCGAAAAAAAAGGCAGGGGATGCTCTCTGTGACGGAGAAAAAGCCAATGTTCATGATTATTGTGAAGATTTGGAATGCTACAGACAAAAAATCTTCCCTGACTATATGCCTAAGGGAAATGCGCTTTCCGTTTCTTGCGAATATCAGTGGCCTGTGAATGTTCCTGATAGTGTAACATTGCCGAATGCAGAGCCCATTCCTACCTATCGACCCAAATCTTTAACACTTTATACTGGAAAGTATGGCGATCTGGTGGATGAACGTGATGGTAACATCTATAGGACTGTTGATATTGGCGACCAAACCTGGATGGCCGAAAACCTAAAGTATGTGATTGACAGTAGCTTCTGTATGGGTGGCAATGAAAAGGATTCCTGTACCAAGTATGCTCATTTGGGGCGTATGTATAAGTGGGCACAAGCCAATGGATTTGAGAGCAACTCCTTCGATCGTACTTCCGTGGAATGGCCTATTCAGGGCGTATGTCCCAATGGTTGGCATATTCCTACCGTGGAAGATTGGAATACTTTGTTTAGTTATGTCGTAAAAACAACCGATGGTGCCAAAATTAACGATGCCTTATATGCAACAAAGTGGAACGAATACACTGAGGGGGGCTCCGATGCTTTTGGTTTTGGAATAAATTCTTCTGGAAACAAACATTACTATAGTATCGTTTATGATTACAGCTTTGGCTATGTGGAATACATGATTTCCGACAAAGATCAAACTCCTGACCTGCTTGTATTATTTTCCTATCCGGGAAGGGGTTATGATGGCAGAATCTTCTATGATTCTGAAAATAACAAAAGCTATCCCCATATTCGTTGTGTCAAGGGCCAGGGATCCAATCCAATTCCACCGCTGGACGCTACAGAATAA
- a CDS encoding diguanylate cyclase, with protein sequence MKQLQFAYENPAQLNDLLQRLGKFRGNKPIKLLFHVFSELSDFKKLSFVCNAIVDAFPDAFCVGGSCAGSVVNGGFSGKTVTICCTVLEQESTRVGILQYVLNADSAGPVASDLIREIDKRPWVKAVELLVASPNLSLTGFCKGLEKARGDVHIFGGLAGAASDESSTYVFSNRYGFSSESVVCLLYGGDDLYIETAKISGWKPLGRPFEVTKVQGNILCELDGQPAFKAYSKYLNIQNDYYFFHNTLEFPLFYNEDGEYLLRSPMACSEQGALLLASDLRRGITAKIAYGDPQAIMDSVKLGTTKLTNFCPQAIYLYSSMARRTFWGDDDVNKETAPFDFIAPTYGCYCAGEILRSRNAVKLHNVTIVAVGMREGKADTSKMKSAVVSDGTRAGKVSIITRLANFTNVSSAELVEMYNKMTKNSITDALTGLYNRGEIQRRIEQRFAENPNGKMSLVMIDIDNFKSVNDTYGHKEGDNVIEGLSKQIQVASFENAPDADAGRWGGEEFMIMLPDMGLKEAVEFAEVVRTGFAQIEFPAVGRKTISLGATEMKKGDTVDSICVRVDDALYHAKRTGKNKVVVL encoded by the coding sequence ATGAAACAACTTCAGTTTGCATACGAAAATCCGGCGCAGTTGAACGATCTGCTTCAACGTTTGGGCAAGTTCCGCGGGAACAAGCCTATTAAGTTGCTGTTCCATGTTTTTTCGGAACTTTCGGATTTTAAAAAGCTGAGTTTTGTTTGCAATGCTATTGTTGATGCTTTTCCTGATGCGTTCTGTGTAGGTGGGTCCTGCGCAGGCAGTGTTGTGAACGGTGGGTTTTCCGGAAAGACAGTGACCATCTGTTGTACTGTCCTGGAACAGGAATCAACCCGTGTAGGAATCCTGCAGTATGTCCTGAATGCGGATTCTGCAGGTCCGGTAGCTTCCGATCTTATTCGTGAAATTGATAAGCGTCCTTGGGTAAAGGCTGTTGAACTTTTGGTGGCTTCACCTAATCTTTCTTTGACAGGCTTCTGTAAGGGCCTGGAAAAAGCTAGGGGAGACGTTCATATTTTTGGTGGTCTGGCTGGTGCAGCCAGTGACGAAAGTTCCACTTATGTGTTCTCCAATAGGTATGGTTTCTCTTCGGAATCTGTGGTTTGCCTGCTTTATGGCGGTGATGACCTGTATATAGAAACCGCCAAGATTTCTGGTTGGAAACCGTTGGGAAGACCTTTTGAAGTGACCAAGGTTCAGGGGAATATTCTGTGTGAACTGGATGGACAACCTGCATTTAAGGCTTATTCCAAGTACCTGAACATCCAGAACGATTACTATTTCTTCCACAATACCTTGGAATTTCCTCTCTTCTATAATGAAGATGGGGAATATCTCTTGCGTTCTCCCATGGCTTGCTCGGAACAGGGCGCTCTGTTGCTGGCATCCGATTTGAGGCGCGGTATAACCGCAAAGATTGCCTATGGGGATCCCCAGGCGATTATGGATAGCGTCAAGTTGGGAACAACTAAGTTGACGAATTTCTGCCCCCAGGCAATCTACCTGTATTCCAGCATGGCTAGAAGAACCTTCTGGGGCGATGATGATGTTAATAAGGAAACAGCTCCTTTTGACTTTATTGCGCCGACTTATGGATGCTATTGTGCTGGTGAAATTCTGCGTTCCCGTAATGCTGTAAAGCTACACAATGTGACTATTGTTGCTGTTGGAATGCGTGAGGGCAAGGCTGATACTTCCAAGATGAAATCTGCTGTTGTAAGCGATGGTACTCGCGCAGGAAAGGTTTCCATTATTACTCGTCTGGCAAACTTTACCAACGTGTCTTCTGCTGAACTGGTGGAAATGTACAACAAGATGACCAAGAACTCCATTACGGATGCCTTGACTGGCTTGTATAATCGTGGTGAAATTCAACGTAGAATTGAACAGCGTTTTGCAGAAAATCCCAATGGCAAGATGTCCTTGGTCATGATCGACATTGATAACTTCAAGTCGGTGAACGATACCTATGGCCATAAGGAAGGCGATAACGTGATTGAAGGCCTTTCCAAACAGATTCAGGTTGCGTCCTTTGAAAATGCTCCTGATGCAGATGCTGGCCGTTGGGGTGGTGAAGAATTTATGATCATGCTTCCCGACATGGGCTTGAAGGAAGCTGTTGAATTTGCTGAAGTTGTGCGTACGGGCTTTGCTCAGATTGAGTTCCCCGCCGTTGGCAGAAAGACCATTAGTCTTGGTGCAACTGAAATGAAGAAGGGCGATACAGTGGACTCTATTTGTGTTCGAGTAGATGATGCTCTCTATCATGCAAAGCGTACGGGTAAGAATAAAGTCGTAGTCCTTTAA
- a CDS encoding SDR family NAD(P)-dependent oxidoreductase, whose amino-acid sequence MNEFKDKVIVVTGGAHGIGKTIVSEFEKEGARVALIDIRENPCFVGDLSKKEVLEEFAAFVIEEYGRVDVLVNNALPLMKGIDECSYEEFSYAMAVGVTAPFYLAKLFAPHFGACASIINISSSRDRMSQPQTESYTAAKGGIAALTHALAVSFAGKIRVNSISPGWIDTNFTEYEGPDATQQPAGRVGNPLDISNMVLFLASDKAGFITGENICIDGGMTRQMIYHNDCGWKLNDC is encoded by the coding sequence ATGAACGAATTTAAGGATAAAGTAATCGTTGTGACGGGCGGTGCACACGGCATCGGTAAGACTATCGTTAGTGAATTCGAAAAGGAAGGGGCTAGGGTTGCCCTTATTGACATTCGAGAAAATCCCTGCTTTGTAGGAGACCTTTCCAAGAAAGAAGTTCTTGAAGAATTTGCAGCCTTTGTCATTGAAGAATATGGCCGCGTCGACGTGCTGGTGAACAATGCCCTGCCCCTGATGAAAGGCATCGACGAATGCTCCTATGAGGAGTTCAGCTATGCTATGGCCGTTGGGGTGACTGCACCTTTTTACCTGGCCAAACTCTTTGCTCCCCACTTTGGGGCATGCGCTTCCATCATCAACATTTCATCTTCCCGCGATCGCATGAGTCAGCCGCAGACCGAAAGCTATACGGCGGCCAAGGGCGGCATTGCTGCTCTCACTCATGCTCTTGCGGTAAGCTTTGCTGGCAAGATTCGAGTGAATTCCATCTCGCCGGGATGGATCGATACGAATTTTACGGAATATGAAGGCCCTGATGCCACTCAACAGCCCGCAGGCCGTGTAGGAAATCCCCTGGACATTTCCAATATGGTTCTGTTTCTCGCCTCAGATAAGGCCGGCTTTATAACAGGTGAGAATATCTGCATCGATGGTGGTATGACCCGCCAAATGATCTATCATAATGATTGTGGATGGAAATTAAACGATTGTTAG
- a CDS encoding VWA domain-containing protein, translated as MDIGSLHFQNPEAFWLFLLVPVLIVSYVYRNRSRKSTIKFPALSIARKAAPSNRVRLRHIVPALRLLALCAFVVALARPQNSMEVEYTSTDGVDIMLALDVSGSMGTIDMLTREEMSKVKRMDAEKFYKSGEYWKYSRLGYAQEVISEFIQKRHADRIGLSAFGSRAFTQCPLTLDYGSLLEILKATDDLAKDSTVGASTAIGDGLMNALARLQKSNAKSKVVVLLTDGKDNASIVSPDRAAEVAKSLGVKVYTVGVGLKQGNILVPQASFFGGASWVEMPVPSEMSIDEDALKNIAGKTGGRFYRAQNKADLEKIYSEIDELEKTEIETIAYARYAEKFYPWLLFGAILILLELLLANTRFVRIP; from the coding sequence ATGGATATTGGATCGTTACATTTTCAGAATCCGGAGGCCTTCTGGCTTTTCCTTCTGGTTCCTGTTTTGATCGTGTCTTACGTCTATCGTAATCGTAGCCGTAAGAGTACCATTAAGTTTCCTGCACTTTCTATTGCTCGTAAGGCTGCGCCCAGCAACCGTGTGCGTCTTCGCCACATTGTTCCCGCCTTGCGTCTTCTTGCCTTGTGCGCCTTTGTAGTGGCTCTTGCCCGTCCTCAGAACTCCATGGAAGTGGAATACACTTCTACTGATGGTGTGGATATTATGCTTGCTCTGGATGTTTCTGGTTCCATGGGTACCATCGATATGCTGACCCGTGAGGAAATGTCCAAGGTCAAGCGTATGGATGCGGAAAAGTTCTACAAGTCCGGAGAATATTGGAAGTACAGCCGTTTGGGATATGCTCAGGAAGTGATCTCCGAATTTATCCAGAAACGTCATGCGGACCGTATCGGCCTTTCCGCGTTCGGCTCCAGGGCTTTTACCCAGTGCCCTTTGACTTTGGATTATGGCTCCTTGCTTGAAATCCTGAAGGCGACGGATGATTTGGCGAAGGATTCTACTGTAGGTGCAAGTACTGCGATTGGAGACGGCCTGATGAACGCTCTTGCCCGTCTGCAGAAATCCAATGCAAAGTCGAAGGTTGTGGTGCTGTTGACCGATGGTAAGGATAATGCAAGTATTGTTTCTCCGGATCGTGCGGCTGAAGTTGCCAAGTCCCTTGGTGTCAAGGTCTATACCGTTGGCGTTGGCTTGAAGCAAGGGAACATACTTGTACCTCAGGCTTCCTTCTTTGGTGGTGCGTCCTGGGTGGAAATGCCTGTTCCGTCTGAAATGAGCATTGATGAAGATGCCCTGAAAAATATTGCGGGTAAGACGGGTGGTCGTTTCTACCGCGCTCAGAACAAGGCTGACCTGGAAAAGATTTATTCCGAAATTGATGAATTGGAAAAGACGGAAATTGAAACGATCGCATATGCCCGTTATGCGGAAAAGTTCTATCCCTGGTTGTTGTTCGGAGCCATTTTGATTTTACTTGAATTACTTCTTGCAAATACGAGATTCGTCCGCATCCCCTAA
- a CDS encoding alpha/beta fold hydrolase, whose amino-acid sequence MAELKKICVPGGAVDGADVEMEYAVFGNGAKVFVIIPGLSLRSVMNSASSIETAYKIFKDDYTIYLFDRRKNMPDVYSVSEMARDTAMVMKALGLEHADVLGTSQGGMIAQHIAIEYPELVDHLVLASSSSRAEPLQLDVIGNWAKMAREGRGDDLVSDFIDNAFTPAFLQRYRRALLMMYKNLTPGELLRFAITAEACAGMDTYDNLGKIKSSTFVIGAGLDHVVTYEASVKIAEKLKAENVPCEFYTYTENGHAVFDEAKDYKERILEFLKKN is encoded by the coding sequence ATGGCTGAACTGAAAAAAATTTGTGTTCCTGGTGGTGCCGTGGACGGTGCTGATGTCGAAATGGAATATGCTGTTTTTGGAAATGGCGCAAAGGTTTTTGTCATTATTCCGGGACTTAGTCTTCGTAGTGTAATGAATTCCGCTTCGTCGATTGAAACTGCATATAAGATTTTCAAGGACGATTACACCATTTATCTCTTTGATCGTCGAAAGAATATGCCGGATGTCTATTCGGTGTCGGAAATGGCGAGAGATACCGCAATGGTGATGAAGGCGCTGGGGCTTGAACATGCTGATGTACTGGGAACGTCCCAGGGCGGAATGATTGCCCAGCATATTGCTATTGAATATCCCGAATTGGTTGACCATTTGGTTCTTGCATCCAGTTCGTCCAGGGCAGAGCCGTTGCAGCTTGATGTAATCGGCAACTGGGCTAAAATGGCTCGTGAGGGACGCGGGGATGATCTCGTTTCGGATTTTATTGACAATGCGTTTACTCCTGCGTTTCTGCAACGTTATCGTCGAGCTCTTCTGATGATGTACAAGAATTTGACTCCGGGAGAATTGCTCCGTTTTGCCATTACTGCCGAAGCGTGTGCCGGTATGGATACCTATGACAATCTTGGGAAAATCAAGAGTTCCACATTTGTCATTGGAGCTGGCCTTGATCATGTGGTGACTTACGAAGCCTCCGTAAAGATTGCGGAAAAACTGAAGGCGGAAAATGTTCCTTGCGAATTCTATACCTATACAGAAAATGGCCACGCCGTATTTGACGAAGCCAAGGATTATAAGGAACGTATTCTGGAATTCTTGAAAAAGAATTAA
- a CDS encoding amino acid ABC transporter permease, whose product MSDLATLLPVLWGGFVTTLEIFGLTLLFSIPLGLLIAVLKMSKYRVIRYPVSFYISVMRGTPLLLQIVAIYFGSYYLSEYSGMGISFDRFPAVIAAFSINYAAYFAEIFRGGIQAIPKGQYEAATMLGLTKGQTFFRIILPQVVKQVVPASANEVITLVKDTSLAQVIAVTELFSLAKKQQAAYASIYPLFVAGVFYYIANLLLSCLFAYVEKKLNYYK is encoded by the coding sequence ATGTCAGATTTAGCTACTCTTCTGCCTGTTCTTTGGGGCGGCTTTGTTACCACCCTTGAAATCTTCGGACTTACGCTGCTTTTCTCTATCCCTCTAGGACTGCTTATTGCTGTCCTCAAGATGAGTAAGTATCGCGTTATTCGCTATCCGGTGTCCTTCTACATTTCTGTGATGCGAGGAACTCCGCTTTTGCTGCAGATTGTGGCCATCTATTTCGGGAGCTACTACCTAAGCGAATATTCGGGAATGGGGATCTCCTTTGATCGCTTTCCTGCGGTTATTGCTGCTTTCAGCATTAACTATGCAGCCTACTTTGCGGAAATTTTCCGCGGTGGTATTCAGGCTATTCCCAAGGGTCAGTATGAGGCTGCCACCATGTTGGGACTTACAAAGGGGCAGACATTCTTCCGCATTATCTTGCCTCAGGTGGTGAAGCAGGTGGTGCCTGCTAGTGCGAACGAAGTGATTACCCTGGTGAAGGATACGTCCCTTGCACAGGTAATTGCTGTGACGGAATTGTTCTCTCTGGCAAAGAAACAGCAGGCTGCCTATGCTAGCATTTACCCGCTGTTTGTTGCCGGTGTTTTCTACTACATTGCCAACCTTTTGCTTAGTTGCCTTTTCGCCTATGTGGAAAAGAAACTGAATTACTATAAGTAG
- a CDS encoding alpha-glucosidase gives MANSSVFQNQGWWKHTIAYEIYPSSFQDSNGDGYGDINGITSRLDYLKSLQVGAIWLTPVYASPMVDNGYDVSDFYKINPLYGTMEDMDRLIAEADKRNIKIVMDLVFNHTSEECEWFKESRKSRNNPKSDWYIWKDGIPSKDGTGHEPPNNWRSIFGVPAWTWCEERKQYYLHTFATQQPDLNWENPDVRKALYDIANFWINKGVGGFRIDAIPYIKKPPHFASGKPDAGDGMVSIHTMTVNTDGILDFLQEFKANVTEGKNVFTVAEANGVGPEDLKYWVGDKGAFDMLFEFGHLHDIEIWCKPTPFGIMDFKKALLASQKATAKNGWYPVFFENHDKPRCVHNFFSPQVANNPIINKLAAKALAILMTTLRGTPFFFEGQEIGMTNVKWNSIDKYDELNTIAQYNLALSEGFDNNQAMDFVNRFSRDNARTPMQWNSGPNAGFTTGKPWLSINENFVTLNVANEEQDKNSVLNFYRTLIELRQNSTALNGGELEIILEEHPQVIGYKRGEYTILINMDEAEVSLEPGLFTVKERIISNYGDNPSSNTLQPLEAVILKAN, from the coding sequence ATGGCAAATTCCAGCGTTTTTCAAAATCAGGGCTGGTGGAAGCACACCATCGCCTATGAAATTTATCCCAGCAGTTTTCAAGATAGTAACGGCGATGGCTATGGCGACATTAACGGCATCACCAGTCGTCTGGATTATTTGAAGTCCCTGCAGGTAGGGGCGATTTGGCTCACCCCCGTATACGCCTCCCCTATGGTAGATAACGGTTATGACGTTTCCGATTTCTACAAGATAAACCCTCTATACGGAACTATGGAGGATATGGATCGTTTAATTGCTGAAGCGGATAAGCGCAATATCAAGATTGTCATGGACTTGGTTTTTAACCATACTTCGGAAGAATGCGAATGGTTTAAGGAATCCCGAAAAAGCCGCAACAATCCCAAAAGCGATTGGTACATCTGGAAAGACGGCATCCCAAGTAAAGACGGAACCGGACATGAACCCCCTAACAACTGGCGAAGTATTTTCGGGGTTCCCGCATGGACCTGGTGCGAGGAACGTAAGCAATATTACCTCCACACCTTCGCCACACAGCAGCCGGACTTAAACTGGGAAAATCCCGATGTGCGAAAAGCGCTATACGATATTGCCAACTTCTGGATCAATAAAGGCGTAGGCGGATTTAGAATTGACGCCATTCCCTACATCAAGAAACCACCTCATTTCGCAAGCGGCAAACCCGATGCTGGTGACGGGATGGTCAGTATTCATACCATGACCGTAAACACCGATGGAATCCTTGATTTCCTTCAGGAATTTAAAGCTAATGTGACTGAAGGGAAAAATGTCTTTACAGTAGCGGAAGCGAACGGCGTCGGTCCCGAGGATTTAAAATACTGGGTTGGCGATAAGGGCGCATTTGACATGCTCTTTGAATTCGGGCACCTTCATGATATAGAAATCTGGTGCAAGCCCACCCCCTTCGGCATTATGGATTTCAAGAAAGCCCTACTGGCAAGCCAGAAGGCGACAGCAAAAAATGGTTGGTACCCCGTATTCTTCGAGAACCACGACAAGCCTCGCTGCGTCCACAATTTTTTCAGTCCACAAGTAGCGAACAATCCTATTATAAACAAACTTGCAGCAAAGGCCTTGGCGATTTTAATGACCACCTTACGAGGGACTCCCTTCTTCTTTGAGGGTCAAGAAATTGGCATGACCAACGTGAAATGGAATTCCATTGACAAGTACGACGAACTGAATACAATAGCTCAGTACAATCTGGCCCTTTCTGAAGGTTTCGACAACAACCAGGCAATGGATTTCGTCAATCGGTTCAGCCGAGATAACGCACGAACACCGATGCAATGGAACAGCGGTCCAAACGCAGGCTTTACCACAGGCAAGCCCTGGCTTAGTATCAACGAAAATTTCGTTACACTGAACGTCGCTAATGAAGAACAGGATAAAAATTCCGTCCTGAATTTTTATCGGACATTAATAGAACTTCGTCAGAACTCCACAGCACTGAATGGTGGCGAACTGGAAATCATTCTGGAGGAGCATCCGCAAGTGATTGGATACAAGCGCGGCGAATACACTATTTTAATAAACATGGACGAAGCAGAAGTTTCCCTGGAGCCAGGCCTTTTCACTGTAAAAGAAAGGATCATCTCCAACTATGGAGACAACCCTTCTTCAAATACATTGCAACCTCTGGAAGCTGTTATTCTTAAAGCAAATTAA
- a CDS encoding type II toxin-antitoxin system RelE/ParE family toxin: MAVVYVSPKTVEDLDDVKEYIENKLKSPQAAKNVVRKIIEAYEDLAEFPELGSDLETTNVALKFYRHIVVDNYIVFYRVHLGDVYVVRILHWLMDYLKFLIP, translated from the coding sequence ATGGCCGTTGTATATGTGTCTCCGAAAACCGTTGAGGATTTGGACGACGTCAAGGAATATATTGAAAATAAATTGAAAAGTCCGCAGGCTGCAAAGAACGTTGTCAGGAAAATTATTGAAGCGTATGAAGATCTTGCTGAATTTCCTGAGCTCGGTTCCGATCTAGAGACGACGAATGTTGCTCTAAAGTTTTATAGACATATTGTCGTGGATAACTATATCGTCTTCTATAGAGTCCATCTTGGAGACGTTTATGTTGTTCGAATTCTGCATTGGCTAATGGACTATTTGAAGTTCTTGATTCCCTAG
- a CDS encoding amino acid ABC transporter ATP-binding protein, which produces MSENAVLKVEHLKKSFGDNHVLKDISFGLCEGEVLSIIGPSGSGKSTLLRCITQLETMNAGSVCVNGKDMVVGVDKKGLAKYAPASVLREIRLSTGLVFQNFNLFPHLTVLQNLTIAPIRVLGMDREEARKRGRELLKQMGLETKEKAYPCELSGGQQQRVSIARALAMQPKILFFDEPTSALDPELTGEVLKIIKGLADQKMTMVIVTHEMAFARDVANKVIFMDQGVIVEQGSPDFVFNQSGNERLASFLSRFAQG; this is translated from the coding sequence ATGAGCGAAAACGCAGTTTTGAAAGTAGAACATTTGAAGAAGTCCTTTGGCGATAACCATGTGCTTAAGGATATTTCCTTTGGTTTGTGTGAAGGCGAAGTTCTTTCTATCATTGGCCCCTCTGGTAGCGGCAAGTCCACGCTTCTCCGCTGTATTACCCAGCTGGAAACCATGAATGCCGGCTCCGTTTGCGTTAACGGTAAGGACATGGTTGTGGGCGTGGATAAGAAGGGCTTGGCCAAGTATGCTCCTGCAAGTGTGCTCCGCGAAATCCGTCTTTCTACAGGTCTTGTATTTCAGAATTTCAATCTGTTCCCCCATTTGACGGTGCTTCAGAATCTGACCATTGCTCCCATTCGTGTGCTTGGGATGGATCGTGAAGAAGCCCGCAAACGTGGCCGCGAACTTCTGAAGCAGATGGGCCTTGAAACCAAGGAAAAGGCTTACCCCTGTGAACTTTCCGGCGGCCAGCAGCAGCGCGTTTCCATTGCCCGCGCCTTGGCCATGCAGCCCAAGATTCTGTTCTTCGATGAACCTACCAGCGCCCTGGACCCGGAACTGACCGGCGAAGTGCTGAAGATTATCAAGGGCCTTGCCGACCAGAAGATGACCATGGTTATCGTGACCCATGAGATGGCCTTTGCCCGCGATGTTGCGAACAAGGTAATCTTTATGGACCAGGGCGTAATCGTGGAACAGGGTTCTCCTGATTTCGTATTCAATCAGTCCGGTAATGAACGCTTAGCCAGCTTCCTGAGCCGATTTGCTCAAGGATAA